Proteins encoded within one genomic window of Pseudomonadota bacterium:
- a CDS encoding methylated-DNA--[protein]-cysteine S-methyltransferase: protein MSPKRTHPMSEEQQWQAVCSRDVSADGRFFYGVLTTGVYCRPSCAARQPKRANVRFYETASAAEADGLRQCRRCRPGALVQERALIQRLCCFIDEHAEQTITLARLGREAGMSPTRVQRLFTKHVGVSPKAWQDARRVRRLKTHLRHPAHGGVVDAIFEAGFGSTSRVYERVDEHIGMTPSAYRAGGAGEQIHYASRETVLGPLMMAATARGVCFAQFGASAATLLTQLRKEFPNAALVPMPTRANAPLLAWIDALDKHLAGETPRPDLPLDLRGTAFQLKVWRFLCSVREGDVVSYGEVASAIEAPTATRAAANACGANRIAVLVPCHRVLRGDGSLGGYRWGVERKRALLDGERRRRTVVAQDE from the coding sequence ATGAGCCCAAAGCGTACCCACCCGATGAGCGAGGAGCAGCAATGGCAGGCCGTGTGTTCACGCGATGTCAGCGCGGACGGACGCTTCTTCTACGGCGTCCTTACCACCGGCGTGTACTGCCGCCCGAGCTGCGCGGCCCGCCAACCCAAGCGCGCGAACGTTCGCTTCTACGAGACGGCTAGCGCCGCCGAGGCAGACGGCCTACGCCAGTGCCGGCGGTGCCGTCCAGGGGCCCTCGTCCAGGAGCGAGCGCTGATCCAACGCCTCTGCTGCTTCATCGATGAGCATGCCGAGCAGACCATTACCCTCGCTCGCCTCGGGCGCGAAGCGGGCATGAGCCCCACCCGCGTCCAGCGTTTGTTCACGAAACACGTAGGTGTGAGTCCCAAGGCCTGGCAGGATGCTCGGCGTGTGCGGCGTCTGAAGACACACCTGCGCCACCCGGCGCACGGCGGCGTGGTGGATGCCATCTTCGAGGCGGGCTTCGGCTCCACCTCCCGCGTCTACGAGCGTGTCGACGAGCACATCGGCATGACGCCCTCCGCCTACCGTGCGGGCGGCGCTGGCGAGCAGATCCACTACGCGAGCCGCGAGACGGTCCTTGGGCCGCTGATGATGGCTGCCACGGCACGCGGCGTGTGCTTCGCCCAATTCGGTGCGTCCGCCGCCACCTTGCTCACGCAACTGCGCAAGGAGTTCCCCAACGCCGCCTTAGTGCCGATGCCGACGCGCGCCAATGCGCCGCTGCTTGCGTGGATAGACGCCCTGGACAAGCACCTCGCCGGGGAAACGCCCCGCCCCGATCTGCCGCTGGACCTACGGGGCACTGCCTTTCAACTCAAGGTCTGGAGATTCCTTTGCAGCGTCCGCGAGGGAGATGTGGTGAGTTACGGTGAGGTGGCGAGCGCTATCGAGGCGCCGACGGCCACGCGCGCCGCTGCCAACGCTTGCGGGGCGAATCGAATCGCCGTGCTGGTGCCCTGCCATCGCGTACTGCGTGGCGATGGCAGTTTGGGCGGCTATCGGTGGGGTGTCGAGCGCAAGCGCGCCCTGCTCGATGGTGAACGTCGGCGGCGTACGGTGGTGGCGCAGGACGAGTGA